In a genomic window of Streptococcus oralis subsp. tigurinus:
- the nrdD gene encoding anaerobic ribonucleoside-triphosphate reductase yields MIVLEEKLATVPTLFVEKRDGRRVVFDVDKIDKALHKAAEKVMDVTPLVEKRLNGLVERIVTEIHSRFPKGVKIYEIQNVVEHELLEAKEYALAEEYITYRTQRDFERSKATDINFSIHKLLNKDQAVVNENANKDSDVFNTQRDLTAGIVGKSIGLQMLPKHVANAHQKGDIHYHDLDYSPYTPMTNCCLIDFKGMLENGFKIGNAEVESPKSIQTATAQISQIIANVASSQYGGCSADRIDEVLAPYAEKNYQKHLKDAEEWVLPEKREDYAWKKTQKDIYDAMQSLEYEINTLFTSNGQTPFTSLGFGLGTSRFEREIQKAILTIRIKGLGSEHRTAIFPKLIFTLKRGLNLEEGSPNYDIKQLALECATKRMYPDVLSYDKIIELTGSFKVPMGCRSFLQGWKDENGVEVNSGRMNLGVVTVNLPRIALESEGDLNKFWEIFNERMNIAEDALVYRVERTKEATPANAPILYQYGAFGRRLGKEESVDQLFKNRRATVSLGYIGLYEVATVFFGNSWESNPEAKEFTLEIIRDMKRRVEEWSDQYGYHFSIYSTPSESLTDRFCRLDTEKFGSIPDITDKEYYTNSFHYDVRKNPTPFEKLDFEKVYPEAGASGGFIHYCEYPVLQQNPKALEAVWDYAYDRVGYLGTNTPIDRCYKCDFEGDFEPTERGFACPNCGNSDPKTVDVVKRTCGYLGNPQARPMVNGRHKEIAARVKHMNGSTIKTPGHKVTN; encoded by the coding sequence ATGATTGTATTAGAAGAAAAGCTTGCAACCGTTCCCACCTTGTTCGTTGAAAAACGAGATGGTAGACGTGTAGTATTTGATGTAGACAAGATTGACAAGGCTCTCCACAAGGCGGCAGAAAAAGTTATGGACGTTACGCCTCTAGTAGAAAAACGCCTAAATGGTCTAGTTGAAAGAATCGTTACCGAAATTCACAGTCGTTTCCCTAAAGGTGTGAAGATTTATGAGATTCAGAATGTCGTAGAGCATGAACTCCTTGAAGCCAAAGAGTATGCGCTGGCTGAGGAGTATATCACTTATCGGACACAAAGGGATTTTGAGCGCTCAAAAGCGACAGATATCAACTTTAGTATCCATAAACTGCTCAATAAAGATCAAGCAGTTGTCAATGAAAATGCCAATAAAGACAGTGATGTCTTTAATACTCAGCGTGATTTGACAGCAGGGATTGTTGGGAAATCAATCGGGCTGCAAATGCTTCCTAAGCACGTAGCTAATGCTCACCAAAAAGGGGATATCCACTATCATGACTTGGACTACAGCCCCTACACTCCGATGACCAACTGCTGTTTGATTGATTTTAAAGGCATGTTGGAAAATGGTTTTAAGATTGGAAATGCAGAGGTAGAGAGTCCCAAGTCTATCCAGACTGCGACAGCTCAAATTTCACAAATCATCGCCAACGTTGCTTCTAGCCAGTACGGGGGCTGCTCAGCTGACCGTATTGATGAAGTCTTGGCGCCTTATGCAGAGAAGAATTACCAAAAGCACCTCAAGGATGCGGAAGAGTGGGTCTTGCCCGAGAAACGTGAAGATTACGCTTGGAAGAAAACCCAAAAGGACATCTACGATGCCATGCAATCTCTTGAGTATGAAATCAACACTCTCTTCACTTCAAATGGACAAACACCTTTTACTTCGCTCGGTTTTGGTCTAGGAACTAGTCGTTTTGAACGGGAAATTCAAAAAGCTATCTTGACCATTCGTATCAAGGGGCTTGGTTCAGAACACCGCACAGCCATCTTCCCTAAACTCATCTTTACGCTTAAAAGAGGACTTAACTTAGAGGAAGGTTCACCTAACTACGACATCAAACAGTTGGCCCTCGAGTGTGCAACCAAGCGGATGTACCCAGATGTTTTGTCCTATGATAAGATTATCGAACTGACTGGTTCTTTCAAGGTTCCTATGGGTTGTCGCTCCTTCCTCCAAGGATGGAAAGATGAAAATGGTGTTGAGGTCAATTCAGGTCGGATGAATCTAGGTGTTGTGACGGTCAATTTGCCTCGTATCGCCCTCGAGTCTGAAGGGGATCTGAATAAGTTTTGGGAAATCTTCAACGAACGTATGAACATCGCAGAAGATGCTCTGGTTTACCGTGTTGAACGGACCAAGGAAGCAACACCAGCGAATGCCCCTATCCTCTATCAGTACGGAGCCTTCGGTCGCCGTCTCGGAAAAGAAGAAAGTGTAGACCAGCTCTTTAAGAATCGCCGTGCGACAGTTTCGCTGGGGTACATCGGTTTGTACGAGGTGGCGACAGTCTTCTTTGGAAATAGCTGGGAAAGCAATCCTGAAGCCAAGGAATTCACATTGGAAATCATTCGCGATATGAAACGTCGTGTGGAAGAGTGGTCTGACCAATATGGTTACCATTTCTCTATCTACTCCACACCGTCTGAAAGTCTGACAGACCGCTTCTGTCGCTTGGATACAGAGAAGTTCGGCTCTATTCCGGATATCACGGACAAGGAATACTACACCAACTCTTTCCACTACGATGTTCGTAAAAATCCAACACCGTTTGAAAAATTAGACTTTGAGAAAGTTTACCCAGAAGCAGGTGCGTCAGGTGGTTTCATCCATTATTGTGAGTATCCAGTTCTTCAACAAAATCCTAAGGCCCTGGAAGCTGTTTGGGACTATGCCTATGACCGAGTTGGCTATCTAGGAACCAATACTCCGATTGATCGTTGCTACAAGTGTGATTTTGAAGGGGATTTTGAACCAACTGAGCGAGGATTTGCTTGTCCCAACTGTGGCAATAGCGACCCTAAAACAGTAGATGTAGTCAAACGAACTTGTGGCTATCTAGGTAACCCTCAGGCTCGTCCGATGGTCAATGGGCGCCATAAGGAAATCGCTGCGCGTGTGAAACATATGAATGGTTCAACCATTAAGACACCTGGACATAAAGTAACAAACTAG
- a CDS encoding GNAT family N-acetyltransferase, producing MILRRPTLADKETVLEMMAEFEQTQSAHDGGFWNANNFVYEEWLEDNLQAEAGLNIPENWVPAIQLVSFDVAGQALGFLNLRLRLNDYLLENGGHIGYSIRPSERGKGYAKESLRQGLQVAKEKNIKKALVTCSAENPASRAVIVANDGAFEGVRNGVERYWIDLE from the coding sequence ATGATACTACGCAGGCCAACATTGGCAGATAAAGAAACAGTTTTAGAGATGATGGCAGAGTTTGAACAGACTCAATCAGCCCACGATGGTGGGTTTTGGAACGCCAACAATTTTGTTTATGAAGAGTGGCTAGAAGATAATCTTCAAGCGGAAGCGGGACTCAATATTCCTGAAAACTGGGTTCCTGCTATCCAGCTGGTTAGTTTTGACGTAGCAGGCCAGGCTCTTGGCTTTCTCAACCTTCGTCTCCGATTAAATGACTACTTACTAGAAAATGGGGGCCATATTGGCTACTCCATTCGTCCATCTGAAAGAGGCAAAGGTTATGCGAAAGAATCACTCAGACAAGGCCTGCAAGTTGCCAAGGAAAAGAACATCAAAAAAGCGCTTGTGACCTGTAGTGCGGAAAACCCAGCTAGTAGAGCGGTGATTGTGGCAAATGATGGGGCGTTTGAGGGTGTTCGCAATGGCGTAGAACGTTACTGGATAGATTTGGAGTAG
- the nrdG gene encoding anaerobic ribonucleoside-triphosphate reductase activating protein: MTWNTPKPGEWKSEELSKGRIIDYKAFNFVDGEGVRNSLYVAGCMFHCEGCYNVATWSFNAGIPYTPELEEQIMEDLAQPYVQGLTLLGGEPFLNTGILLPLVKRIRKELPDKDIWSWTGYTWEEMMLETPDKLELLSLIDILVDGRYDKSKRNLMLQFRGSSNQRIIDVQKSLKSGQVVIWDKLNDGKESYEQVKRE, encoded by the coding sequence ATGACATGGAATACACCAAAACCAGGTGAATGGAAAAGTGAGGAACTTAGTAAAGGGCGAATCATTGACTACAAGGCCTTTAACTTTGTGGATGGAGAAGGCGTGCGCAACTCCCTCTATGTCGCAGGCTGTATGTTCCACTGCGAGGGGTGCTATAATGTTGCGACTTGGTCTTTCAACGCAGGCATTCCCTATACGCCAGAGTTAGAAGAACAGATCATGGAAGACCTTGCCCAGCCCTATGTTCAAGGCTTGACCTTGCTAGGAGGAGAGCCCTTTCTTAATACGGGCATTCTCTTACCACTCGTTAAACGCATTCGAAAGGAATTGCCAGACAAAGACATCTGGTCATGGACCGGCTACACTTGGGAGGAAATGATGCTGGAGACTCCAGATAAACTGGAACTCTTATCATTGATTGACATCCTTGTCGATGGACGGTATGACAAAAGCAAGCGCAATCTTATGCTCCAGTTTCGAGGGTCTTCTAATCAACGAATTATCGATGTGCAAAAATCCCTCAAAAGTGGTCAAGTAGTGATTTGGGACAAGCTCAATGACGGAAAAGAAAGCTATGAACAGGTGAAGAGAGAATGA
- a CDS encoding uridine kinase family protein, translating to MKKKDLIDQLVSEIETGKVKTLGIYGHGASGKSTFAQELFQALDAEKVNLLETDPYITSERHLVVPKQALDQKVTACLPVAHELASLQRDILALQADMDVLTIDEPWKASEILSGAKPILIVEGMSVGFLPKELFDKTICFYADEETEIKRRLARDTIMRNRNASFVLASHQMRREQYLRYYRENESKADILVDQSQDKFKVKMTHII from the coding sequence ATGAAGAAAAAAGACTTAATAGACCAACTGGTCTCAGAGATCGAAACTGGAAAAGTCAAAACACTGGGGATCTACGGTCACGGAGCGTCAGGTAAGTCTACCTTTGCTCAAGAATTGTTTCAAGCCCTAGATGCTGAAAAAGTAAACCTACTAGAAACAGACCCCTATATCACCTCAGAACGTCACCTGGTAGTACCAAAGCAAGCACTTGATCAAAAGGTGACAGCTTGTTTGCCAGTGGCGCATGAATTGGCAAGTTTGCAGAGAGATATTCTCGCTTTGCAGGCAGATATGGATGTCTTAACAATCGATGAACCTTGGAAGGCTAGCGAGATCTTATCTGGAGCCAAACCGATTCTGATTGTTGAAGGGATGTCTGTGGGGTTCCTACCCAAGGAACTCTTTGACAAAACCATCTGCTTCTACGCGGACGAAGAAACAGAAATAAAAAGGCGTCTAGCTCGAGATACGATTATGAGAAATCGCAATGCTTCCTTTGTACTAGCTAGCCATCAAATGAGACGGGAGCAGTATCTGCGATACTATAGAGAAAACGAGTCTAAAGCGGATATCTTAGTGGATCAATCGCAAGATAAATTCAAGGTCAAAATGACACACATTATATAG
- the rpsJ gene encoding 30S ribosomal protein S10, which translates to MANKKIRIRLKAYEHRTLDTAAAKIVESATRTGAQVAGPIPLPTERSLYTIIRATHKYKDSREQFEMRTHKRLIDIVNPTQKTVDALMKLDLPSGVNVEIKL; encoded by the coding sequence ATGGCAAACAAAAAAATCCGTATCCGTTTGAAAGCTTACGAACACCGTACGCTTGACACAGCGGCTGCAAAAATCGTAGAATCAGCTACTCGTACAGGTGCACAAGTTGCGGGTCCAATCCCACTTCCAACTGAGCGTAGCCTCTACACAATCATTCGTGCGACTCACAAATACAAAGACTCTCGCGAACAATTTGAAATGCGTACACACAAACGTTTGATCGATATCGTTAACCCAACTCAAAAAACAGTTGATGCGTTGATGAAATTGGATCTTCCAAGTGGTGTAAACGTAGAAATCAAACTTTAA
- the rplC gene encoding 50S ribosomal protein L3 → MTKGILGKKVGMTQIFTEAGELIPVTVIEATPNVVLQVKTVETDGYNAIQVGFDDKREVLSNKPAKGHVAKANTAPKRFIREFKNVEGLEVGAEITVETFAAGDVVDVTGTSKGKGFQGVIKRHGQSRGPMAHGSRYHRRPGSMGPVAPNRVFKGKNLAGRMGGDRVTIQNLEVVQVVPEKNVILIKGNVPGAKKSLITIKSAVKAGK, encoded by the coding sequence ATGACAAAAGGAATCTTAGGGAAAAAAGTGGGAATGACTCAAATCTTCACTGAAGCTGGCGAATTGATCCCTGTAACAGTTATTGAAGCAACTCCAAACGTTGTTCTTCAAGTTAAAACTGTTGAAACAGACGGATACAACGCTATCCAAGTTGGTTTTGACGACAAACGCGAAGTATTGAGCAACAAACCTGCTAAAGGACATGTAGCGAAAGCTAACACGGCTCCTAAGCGCTTCATTCGTGAATTCAAAAACGTTGAAGGCTTGGAAGTTGGTGCTGAAATCACAGTTGAAACATTCGCAGCTGGAGACGTTGTTGACGTAACTGGTACTTCTAAAGGTAAAGGTTTCCAAGGTGTTATCAAGCGCCATGGGCAATCACGTGGACCAATGGCTCACGGTTCTCGTTACCACCGTCGTCCAGGTTCTATGGGACCTGTTGCACCTAACCGCGTGTTCAAAGGTAAAAACCTTGCAGGACGTATGGGTGGCGACCGCGTGACAATTCAAAACCTTGAAGTTGTACAAGTTGTTCCAGAAAAGAACGTTATCCTTATCAAAGGTAACGTACCAGGTGCTAAGAAATCTCTTATCACCATCAAGTCAGCAGTTAAAGCTGGTAAATAA
- the rplD gene encoding 50S ribosomal protein L4 has translation MANVTLFDQTGKQAGEVVLNDAIFGIEPNQSVVFDVIISQRASLRQGTHAVKNRSAVSGGGRKPWRQKGTGRARQGSIRSPQWRGGGTVFGPTPRSYAYKLPQKVRRLALKSVYSEKVAENKFVAVDSLEFTAPKTAEFAKVLAALSIDSKVLVILEEGNEFAALSARNLPNVKVATATTASVLDIANSDKLLVTQAAISKIEEVLA, from the coding sequence ATGGCAAATGTAACATTATTCGACCAAACTGGTAAACAAGCTGGCGAAGTTGTTCTTAACGATGCAATCTTTGGTATTGAACCAAACCAATCTGTTGTGTTTGATGTGATCATCAGCCAACGTGCTAGCCTTCGTCAAGGAACTCACGCAGTTAAAAATCGCTCAGCTGTTTCAGGTGGTGGACGCAAACCATGGCGTCAAAAAGGAACTGGACGTGCTCGTCAAGGTTCTATCCGCTCTCCACAATGGCGTGGTGGTGGAACTGTCTTCGGACCAACTCCACGTAGCTATGCGTACAAACTTCCTCAAAAAGTTCGTCGCCTTGCGCTTAAATCTGTTTACTCAGAAAAAGTTGCTGAAAACAAATTTGTAGCCGTTGATTCTCTTGAATTTACAGCTCCAAAAACTGCTGAATTTGCAAAAGTTCTTGCAGCTTTGAGCATCGATTCTAAAGTCCTTGTTATTCTTGAAGAAGGAAACGAATTCGCAGCTCTTTCAGCTCGTAACCTTCCAAACGTGAAAGTTGCGACTGCTACAACTGCAAGTGTTCTTGACATCGCAAATAGTGACAAACTTCTTGTTACTCAAGCAGCTATCTCTAAAATCGAGGAGGTTCTTGCATAA
- a CDS encoding 50S ribosomal protein L23: protein MNLYDVIKKPVITESSMAQLEAGKYVFEVDTRAHKLLIKQAVEAAFEGVKVANVNTINVKPKAKRVGRYTGFTNKTKKAIITLTADSKAIELFAAEAE, encoded by the coding sequence ATGAATTTGTATGATGTTATCAAAAAACCTGTTATCACTGAAAGCTCAATGGCTCAACTTGAAGCAGGAAAGTATGTATTTGAAGTTGACACTCGTGCGCACAAACTTTTGATTAAGCAAGCTGTTGAAGCTGCTTTTGAAGGTGTTAAGGTTGCAAATGTCAATACAATTAACGTAAAACCTAAAGCTAAACGTGTTGGACGTTACACTGGTTTTACTAACAAAACTAAAAAAGCTATCATCACACTTACAGCTGATTCAAAAGCAATCGAGTTGTTTGCTGCTGAAGCTGAATAA
- the rplB gene encoding 50S ribosomal protein L2, which translates to MGIRVYKPTTNGRRNMTSLDFAEITTSAPEKSLLVALKNKAGRNNNGRITVRHQGGGHKRFYRLVDFKRNKDNVEAVVKTIEYDPNRSANIALVHYTDGVKAYIIAPKGLEVGQRIVSGPEADIKVGNALPLANIPVGTLIHNIELKPGRGGELVRAAGASAQVLGQEGKYVLVRLQSGEVRMILGTCRATVGVVGNEQHGLVNLGKAGRSRWKGIRPTVRGSVMNPNDHPHGGGEGKAPVGRKAPSTPWGKPALGLKTRNKKAKSDKLIVRRRNEK; encoded by the coding sequence GTGGGAATTCGTGTTTATAAACCAACAACAAACGGTCGCCGTAATATGACTTCTTTGGATTTCGCTGAAATCACAACAAGCGCTCCTGAAAAATCATTGCTTGTTGCTTTGAAGAACAAGGCTGGTCGTAACAACAACGGTCGTATCACTGTTCGTCACCAAGGTGGTGGGCACAAACGTTTCTACCGTTTGGTTGACTTCAAACGTAACAAAGACAACGTTGAAGCAGTTGTTAAAACTATCGAGTACGATCCAAACCGTTCTGCAAACATCGCTCTTGTACACTACACAGACGGTGTGAAAGCATACATCATCGCTCCAAAAGGTCTTGAGGTTGGTCAACGTATCGTTTCAGGCCCAGAAGCAGATATCAAAGTCGGAAATGCTCTTCCACTTGCTAACATTCCAGTTGGTACTTTGATCCACAACATCGAGTTGAAACCAGGTCGTGGTGGAGAATTGGTGCGTGCAGCTGGAGCTTCTGCTCAAGTATTGGGTCAAGAAGGTAAATATGTTCTTGTTCGTCTTCAATCTGGCGAAGTACGTATGATTCTTGGAACTTGTCGTGCAACAGTTGGTGTTGTCGGAAACGAACAACATGGACTTGTAAACCTTGGTAAAGCAGGACGTAGCCGTTGGAAAGGTATCCGCCCAACAGTTCGTGGTTCTGTAATGAACCCTAACGATCACCCACACGGTGGTGGTGAAGGTAAAGCACCAGTTGGTCGTAAAGCGCCATCTACTCCATGGGGCAAACCTGCTCTTGGTCTTAAAACTCGTAACAAGAAAGCGAAATCTGACAAACTTATCGTTCGTCGTCGCAACGAGAAATAA
- the rpsS gene encoding 30S ribosomal protein S19 has product MGRSLKKGPFVDEHLMKKVEAQANDEKKKVIKTWSRRSTIFPSFIGYTIAVYDGRKHVPVYIQEDMVGHKLGEFAPTRTYKGHAADDKKTRRK; this is encoded by the coding sequence ATGGGACGCAGTCTTAAAAAAGGACCTTTCGTCGATGAGCATTTGATGAAAAAAGTTGAAGCTCAAGCTAACGACGAAAAGAAAAAAGTTATCAAAACTTGGTCACGTCGTTCAACGATCTTCCCAAGTTTCATTGGTTACACTATTGCAGTTTATGACGGACGTAAACACGTACCTGTTTACATCCAAGAAGACATGGTAGGTCACAAACTTGGTGAATTCGCACCAACTCGTACTTACAAAGGTCACGCTGCAGACGACAAGAAAACACGTAGAAAATAA
- the rplV gene encoding 50S ribosomal protein L22, with product MAEITSAKAMARTVRVSPRKSRLVLDNIRGKSVADAIAILTFTPNKAAEIILKVLNSAVANAENNFGLDKANLVVSEAFANEGPTMKRFRPRAKGSASPINKRTAHITVAVAEK from the coding sequence ATGGCAGAAATTACTTCAGCTAAAGCAATGGCTCGTACAGTACGTGTTTCACCTCGTAAATCACGTCTTGTTCTTGACAATATTCGTGGTAAAAGCGTAGCCGACGCTATTGCAATCTTGACATTCACTCCAAACAAAGCTGCTGAAATCATCTTGAAAGTTTTGAATTCAGCTGTAGCTAACGCTGAAAACAACTTTGGTTTGGATAAAGCTAACTTGGTAGTATCTGAAGCATTCGCAAACGAAGGACCAACTATGAAACGTTTTCGTCCACGTGCGAAAGGTTCAGCTTCACCAATCAACAAACGTACAGCTCACATCACTGTAGCTGTTGCAGAAAAATAA
- the rpsC gene encoding 30S ribosomal protein S3, producing MGQKVHPIGMRVGIIRDWDAKWYAEKEYADYLHEDLAIRKFVQKELADAAVSTIEIERAVNKVNVSLHTAKPGMVIGKGGANVDALRAKLNKLTGKQVHINIIEIKQPDLDAHLVGKGIARQLEQRVAFRRAQKQAIQRAMRAGAKGIKTQVSGRLNGADIARAEGYSEGTVPLHTLRADIDYAWEEADTTYGKLGVKVWIYRGEVLPARKNTKGGK from the coding sequence GTGGGTCAAAAAGTACATCCAATTGGTATGCGTGTCGGCATCATCCGTGATTGGGATGCCAAATGGTATGCTGAAAAAGAATACGCGGATTACCTTCATGAAGATCTTGCAATCCGTAAATTCGTTCAAAAAGAACTTGCTGATGCAGCAGTTTCAACTATCGAAATCGAACGCGCAGTGAACAAAGTTAACGTTTCACTTCACACTGCTAAACCAGGTATGGTTATCGGTAAAGGTGGCGCTAACGTTGATGCACTCCGTGCAAAACTTAACAAATTGACTGGAAAACAAGTACACATCAACATCATCGAAATCAAACAACCTGATTTGGATGCTCACCTTGTAGGTAAAGGCATTGCTCGTCAATTGGAGCAACGTGTTGCTTTCCGTCGTGCACAAAAACAAGCAATCCAACGCGCAATGCGTGCCGGAGCTAAAGGAATCAAAACTCAAGTATCAGGTCGTTTGAACGGTGCAGATATTGCCCGTGCTGAAGGATACTCAGAAGGAACTGTTCCACTCCACACACTTCGTGCAGATATCGATTACGCTTGGGAAGAAGCAGATACTACATACGGTAAACTTGGTGTTAAAGTATGGATCTACCGTGGTGAAGTTCTTCCAGCTCGTAAAAACACTAAAGGAGGTAAATAA
- the rplP gene encoding 50S ribosomal protein L16, producing the protein MLVPKRVKHRREFRGKMRGEAKGGKEVAFGEYGLQATTSHWITNRQIEAARIAMTRYMKRGGKVWIKIFPHKSYTAKAIGVRMGSGKGAPEGWVAPVKRGKVMFEIAGVSEEIAREALRLASHKLPVKTKFVKREAE; encoded by the coding sequence ATGTTAGTACCTAAACGTGTTAAACACCGTCGTGAATTCCGTGGAAAAATGCGCGGTGAAGCAAAAGGTGGAAAAGAAGTAGCATTCGGTGAATACGGTCTTCAAGCTACAACTAGCCACTGGATTACTAACCGCCAAATCGAAGCTGCTCGTATCGCCATGACTCGTTACATGAAACGTGGTGGTAAAGTTTGGATTAAAATCTTCCCACACAAATCATACACTGCTAAAGCTATCGGTGTGCGTATGGGATCTGGTAAAGGGGCACCTGAAGGTTGGGTTGCACCAGTTAAACGCGGTAAAGTGATGTTCGAAATCGCTGGTGTATCTGAAGAGATTGCACGTGAAGCGCTTCGTCTTGCTAGCCACAAATTGCCAGTTAAAACTAAATTCGTAAAACGTGAAGCAGAATAA
- the rpmC gene encoding 50S ribosomal protein L29, with the protein MKLNEVKEFVKELRGLSQEELAKRENELKKELFELRFQAATGQLEQTARLKEVKKQIARIKTVQSEAK; encoded by the coding sequence ATGAAACTTAATGAAGTAAAAGAATTTGTTAAAGAACTTCGTGGTCTTTCTCAAGAAGAACTCGCGAAGCGCGAAAACGAATTGAAAAAAGAATTGTTTGAACTTCGTTTCCAAGCTGCTACTGGTCAATTGGAACAAACAGCTCGCTTGAAAGAAGTTAAAAAACAAATCGCTCGTATCAAAACAGTTCAATCTGAAGCGAAATAA
- the rpsQ gene encoding 30S ribosomal protein S17, whose protein sequence is MERNNRKVLVGRVVSDKMDKTITVVVETKRNHPVYGKRINYSKKYKAHDENNVAKEGDIVRIMETRPLSATKRFRLVEVVEEAVII, encoded by the coding sequence ATGGAACGCAATAATCGTAAAGTTCTTGTTGGACGTGTTGTATCTGACAAAATGGACAAGACAATCACAGTTGTAGTTGAAACAAAACGTAACCACCCAGTCTATGGTAAACGTATTAACTACTCTAAAAAATACAAAGCACATGATGAAAACAATGTTGCCAAAGAAGGTGATATCGTACGTATCATGGAAACTCGCCCGCTTTCAGCTACAAAACGTTTCCGTCTTGTAGAAGTTGTTGAAGAAGCGGTTATCATCTAA
- the rplN gene encoding 50S ribosomal protein L14, giving the protein MIQTETRLKVADNSGAREILTIKVLGGSKRKFANIGDVIVASVKQATPGGAVKKGDVVKAVIVRTKSGARRADGSYIKFDENAAVIIRDDKTPRGTRIFGPVARELREGGFMKIVSLAPEVL; this is encoded by the coding sequence ATGATTCAAACAGAAACTCGTTTGAAAGTCGCAGACAACAGCGGTGCACGCGAAATCTTGACTATCAAAGTTCTTGGTGGTTCTAAACGTAAATTTGCGAACATCGGTGATGTTATTGTGGCATCTGTAAAACAAGCTACTCCTGGTGGTGCGGTTAAAAAAGGTGACGTTGTAAAAGCTGTTATCGTTCGTACTAAATCAGGTGCTCGTCGCGCTGATGGTTCATACATCAAGTTTGACGAAAATGCAGCAGTTATCATCCGTGATGACAAAACTCCTCGCGGAACACGTATCTTTGGTCCAGTTGCACGTGAATTACGTGAAGGTGGCTTCATGAAGATCGTGTCACTTGCTCCAGAAGTACTTTAA
- the rplX gene encoding 50S ribosomal protein L24: protein MFVKKGDKVRVIAGKDKGTEAVVLTALPKVNKVIVEGVNIVKKHQRPTNELPQGGIIEKEAAIHVSNVQVLDKNGVAGRVGYKFVDGKKVRYNKKSGEVLD, encoded by the coding sequence ATGTTTGTAAAAAAAGGCGACAAAGTTCGCGTAATCGCTGGTAAAGATAAGGGAACAGAAGCTGTTGTCCTTACTGCCCTTCCAAAAGTAAACAAAGTTATCGTTGAAGGTGTTAACATCGTTAAGAAACACCAACGTCCAACTAACGAGCTTCCTCAAGGTGGTATCATCGAGAAAGAAGCAGCTATCCACGTATCAAACGTCCAAGTTTTGGACAAGAACGGTGTAGCTGGTCGTGTTGGTTACAAATTTGTAGACGGTAAAAAAGTTCGCTACAACAAAAAATCAGGCGAAGTGCTTGATTAA
- the rplE gene encoding 50S ribosomal protein L5, with translation MANRLKEKYLNEVVPALTEQFNYSSVMAVPKVDKIVLNMGVGEAVSNAKSLEKAAEELALISGQKPLITKAKKSIAGFRLREGVAIGAKVTLRGERMYEFLDKLVSVSLPRVRDFHGVPTKSFDGRGNYTLGVKEQLIFPEINFDDVDKTRGLDIVIVTTANTDEESRALLTGLGMPFAK, from the coding sequence ATGGCAAATCGTTTAAAAGAAAAATATCTTAATGAAGTAGTTCCTGCTTTGACAGAACAATTCAACTACTCATCAGTGATGGCTGTGCCTAAAGTAGATAAGATCGTTTTGAACATGGGTGTTGGTGAAGCTGTATCAAACGCTAAAAGCCTTGAAAAAGCTGCTGAAGAATTGGCACTTATCTCAGGTCAAAAACCACTTATCACTAAAGCTAAAAAATCAATCGCCGGCTTCCGTCTTCGTGAAGGTGTAGCGATCGGTGCAAAAGTTACCCTTCGTGGTGAACGTATGTATGAATTCTTGGATAAATTGGTTTCAGTTTCACTTCCACGTGTGCGTGACTTCCACGGTGTTCCAACAAAATCATTTGATGGACGCGGAAACTACACTCTTGGTGTGAAAGAACAATTGATCTTCCCAGAAATCAATTTTGATGACGTTGACAAAACTCGTGGTCTTGACATCGTTATCGTAACAACTGCTAACACTGACGAAGAGTCACGTGCATTGCTTACAGGCCTTGGAATGCCTTTTGCAAAATAA